In Camelina sativa cultivar DH55 chromosome 17, Cs, whole genome shotgun sequence, the genomic stretch TTGGATGCGGAACGCAGAGGGAAGTGCGGTTGTTGAGTCAGGGTGGCACAGGATGAGTTATCATTATAGCGAAGTTGGTTCATTTGTGTCGGCAGAGCTCGAGAAGATCATTAGAGAGCTGCATAATGTAGTGGGAAATGCAGTTACTGATAACAGATTCATAATCTTCGGAACTGGAGCCACACAATTGATTGCAGCTTCTGTTCATGCCTTATCCCAAACTAACTCATCCTCATTATCTCCTTCAAGACTTGTGACTTCTGTTCCATACTACAAtgtaagcaaaacaaaaatgctCTGTTCTTGGCTTGATGTAACAAAACGATTTTTGTGGTTCTGATCAGTttgtctttgtgtgtgtgttggcAGATGTACAAACAACAAGCAGATTTCTTTAATTCTGCCGATCTCAAGTTTGAAGGAGACGCGTCTGCGTGGAAGAAGAGCGAGGGCAATGATAATATGACACGAGTTATAGAGATAGTGACATCTCCGAACAATCCAGATGGGAAGCTGAAAAGAGCGGTTCTTGACGGTCCCAATGTCAAAACAATTCATGATTGTGCTTACTACTGGCCTTATTTCTCACCTATTACACATCCAGTTGATGAAGATTTGAGCTTGTTCAGCCTCTCCAAGTCTACGGGTCATGCGGGCTCAAGATTCGGGTTGATTGATTTACTTTTGCATGTTCTCCTAGTATAGTCTAAACAAAGCTTTGAATTGGTCACAACAACTCACAAGTGCTATTCTTGTTGTTGCAGCTGGGCATTAGTAAAAGACAAAGTTGTTTatgaaaagatgaaaagatatatAAGTCTAAGTAGTATGGGAGTTTCAAGAGACACACAGCTTCATGCTTTACAGTTGCTTAAAGTAGTGATTGGTGATGGTGGTGATAATATCTTCCATTTTGGTTATGGAACCTTGAAAAAAAGATGGGAGAAACTGAACGAGATCATGTCCATGTCCAAGCGTTTTTCGCTCCAGACAATCAAACCTGAGTACTGCAACTATTTCAAGAAAGTTAGGGACTTTACTCCATGTAAGTTTTTTATTCTAAAGCATGAAAGCAAAGACTATGGTTTGGTACTATTTAAAAcgtatattttttgtttgttgtgtatTGCAAAAGCTTATGCTTGGGTGAAGTGTGAAAGACCAGAAGACAAAAACTGCTACGAAATTTTCAAAGAGGCGAAAATAACAGGACGCAGTGGCCAAGGGTTTGGAACGGAGGAAAGGTTTGTGCGGATGAGTCTCATCAGATCACAAGACGACTTTGATCAGCTTATTACTATGCTGAAGAAGTTTGTCTCCAAGGAAGCTGTAGTAGTTGGCTCCATCTGACACTTTTTGTTGTGATCACATGTCTTCAATTCAATCATATGAAATAAATATCTTGAATTCAGTCACATGTCTTTAGAACAGATTAAAGAACAGAATGAGACAGCTCAACTTGCACTCAAtgttcaagtttttttctttttcttttttaagacgATAAAAGAAGAGTAGCTTGTTATCATAACAAAGACACCTTATCATAACAAAGACACCTGCAGTATATCATTATTACTTATTAGAGATCTTAAAATCTTTCTATTAGTTAACTATTGAGTCATCTCGGAAGATAACCAAACTTCCGGatgtaattataaaaataactttagGTGCAAGTACTATATTATATCCTGGTTGAGTAAGTACTATATTAGCCTCAAGGACAACATGTATACCTTTTGAGAGTTGAAAAGCTTATCTGACCGGGGTCATGATAAATGATCTTAGAAACTGAGAGAGCTTTCTTGACCAAGTAACTTGCTAAGATTTAAGAATCTCAGGAACTGATAGCCAAAAATTGCAGATCTTATGCAAGAAGTTGTAGTgagcttttcttcttttggctACAAAATCTCCTAgaaattaatcttattttttaaagttaattccTCTCATATGTATAGATTTTTGGTGCTATGGAAAAAACTGAGAAAATTGCATTCATCCTTGAATAAGAATATGTGTTATCTTGTTGTACTCTTTAGCTACATATACACATTTTCGTATAAACTATTGGTGATTTAAACTCTTTAGGTCCACTTGTGCTTGGATAGACCGTGTACAAATCTTAGATAGGTAGATCAGTCCAAGAGTTTTGAAACTATTTTTAGTGGTTTAAACTCTTTTAGGTCCGCTAGTGAAGATCAGTCCAAGGCTGTAAAGACCAGATATATACAATGGACACAATATAATATGATATCGTAAGGGAAGATTACAAAAAGTTGGAACGAAAACAGACAACTACAATATACGGTAATGGATTCTAATATTCGATTACAAGGACGTATATGggtaataaatttagaattgataaataaatcaaaatattaatttatcgatttttttgtcaacatattatGCATAGTGTGATACActcattaaaattattattgtacGCAAACCATATTATCCGCTCTAGGACAGTCACAAGACGCATGATAGggacatctatatatatacatttttggagacatttatgaaataaatcctgaagttcacacatatttacaagcatgctattgacattaattattaatttatttttcatttaattaattaatattaagtttctatttttgaaaacaagatttccatcctaaataaatttctaaaacaattggaaccactccctttcacattaagtattaagtttataattaattaaattaatattaagtttccaatttcacaaaataatattttctccatacacaATTCATATTATTTGaagaaaactaattaatattaagttttgaaaacaagattaattaattataaactaattaattttttgaaaacaagatttcctatcctaaataaattttcaaaacaatcgAAACCACTCCCTTTAAGattaagtattaattttataattaatttaattaatattaagtttccgattttacaaaaaatgttttCTCCATACACAATtcagtttataattaatttaatcaatatttaagtattttacataaatttggttaacTGTTATAGGAGCAAATACCATTAACTTCGGTATAATTGTTCTACATAAATTCTGAATTTAAACAATCATTCAAAAAACTAActgtatgattttaaaaggtaacaaacacatttaccattcaatttgatatcttattcaaggaataataataaaatataaaagatattgcttgctcacatattaattttatttttattacgtatttaaaactaatttttactttcacgggttttgtataatgagtttttgcggattaaaaatctttgaacatgttgcctCACCCGCATAGCATagcgggtttggactatagaaccaacaataaaactattagtttatctcatatatactatatatttgtaatcataattttgaaaattaacttataaattatttagtttatgaattacaaaatattacacatactataacacattcttaatattctaaaaaaataaaataaatagtaagaagaagaaacaaattctaaacaaaatcctaaattaattagacaaaagttaattaattgaaaatttgaaaactaaataaattaaacattattatttaaaatacaataatttataatttagtcccgcggtgtaccgcgggtgaaatccTAGTTCCTTCTGCAAACCCTTATGTTGGAAGGTTCGTAGTTTTAAGtgtttactagattttaacctgcggtacaccacgtgcatataattttattattatttatattctatattgtatttgtttgttaaatattggatgttttgtaaatagagcaataactaatttttttggctGTTTGTACGacaaaatatttatactaatttgttaacccgcaatatacttcatgaccaattgtttgttatatttagtttgttttgtttaatgtttgagattctattttgatatttaattaatataacaaaaaaataagagatctaaatacatattaaattattatacgcaatgattaagtcacattggtcctaattatttaattattttacacaatcttcgttaatcaacttgattttatatgtcaaatattctaatattaataatgttgaaaaataattaaatgaggatttaacctgtgttagcacaaatttaatgatattttattaattcaaacatgtcctctttacaactcatttactatataaccatgtcatattgtatttaaaactttttaaattttagatattcataatatttaaaaaatttatgaagtttatatatgttaattataatatttaaataaatgtgaatcaaaGTTCTTCTTCCGTTAAGAATCGAAGCTCACatatattagaaaacaaaatgggaatcaaattatatttttctgtgtttgcaaatgattcagagatagaaggtgtggttaaatatataattttgtttccatattgattttgctgtaatttttttagttagaatgaaatgcaaaatttttaggaaacaaaatctgaagtaatgctatttttagaagtttttgaagggttaatgttgtaaataaaattttaaataaggaAAACTAAAAGgccataacacaaaatgtacttaaaaaatgttaatacagATATATGTACATAATACTACGTATACTAAATATACGTATAGAGAGAAAGGATAATAACGCAAATGAAAATTATATCTCTAAACGACTAACCGCAACATGGATTGATGGGAGTCTAAAACAACgctttcataaaaaataataattcttatACGTACGATCAGTCGATCACatattgtaacgcccgcgaaccaatttgtgtatttttagtgtggatgtcgatcgacacccttggtggcatcgatcgacaccatgtttttccggtttggttgggtttgattttaattgcggattggttcggttttggttcaattaaatccctaatcGTGTTGTTAAGTGTCTGAGACGAGATTGAGGGTTTTGGGAAAAGTCTTTTTGTCGCCGTTTTGTGagaaagaaagggagaaaaagagagaaaaacgtttcTGAGTTTTCTGgacttgttcttggagattttggagagatctgaggctgtaggagggttatctgttgctggaaacgaagggggagcttctggaggtgttgttttccacgtttctcaatccaatcttcctgttcttgaggtgagtgcttgaccatggttgatctaagcatgagatctctcttgtttgtgtgttttctttgNNNNNNNNNNNNNNNNNNNNNNNNNNNNNNNNNNNNNNNNNNNNNNNNNNNNNNNNNNNNNNNNNNNNNNNNNNNNNNNNNNNNNNNNNNNNNNNNNNNNNNNNNNNNNNNNNNNNNNNNNNNNNNNNNNNNNNNNNNNNNNNNNNNNNNNNNNNNNNNNNNNNNNNNNNNNNNNNNNNNNNNNNNNNNNNNNNNNNNNNNNNNNNNNNNNNNNNNNNNNNNNNNNNNNNNNNNNNNNNNNNNNNNNNNNNNNNNNNNNNNNNNNNNNNNNNNNNNNNNNNNNNNNNNNNNNNNNNNNNNNNNNNNNNNNNNNNNNNNNNNNNNNNNNNNNNNNNNNNNNNNNNNNNNNNNNNNNNNNNNNNNNNNNNNNNNNNNNNNNNNNNNNNNNNNNNNNNNNNNNNNNNNNNNNNNNNNNNNNNNNNNNNNN encodes the following:
- the LOC104757750 gene encoding tryptophan aminotransferase-related protein 3-like, whose protein sequence is MMRNKLLVAVSIILNLVLTIHILYNNSTTWNPTWTNRAAAEAEAAASLSCSGHGRAYVDGLGVLDGHKPPCECNNCYTGKDCSFFVPDCPVDADSGNPLFLEPFWMRNAEGSAVVESGWHRMSYHYSEVGSFVSAELEKIIRELHNVVGNAVTDNRFIIFGTGATQLIAASVHALSQTNSSSLSPSRLVTSVPYYNMYKQQADFFNSADLKFEGDASAWKKSEGNDNMTRVIEIVTSPNNPDGKLKRAVLDGPNVKTIHDCAYYWPYFSPITHPVDEDLSLFSLSKSTGHAGSRFGWALVKDKVVYEKMKRYISLSSMGVSRDTQLHALQLLKVVIGDGGDNIFHFGYGTLKKRWEKLNEIMSMSKRFSLQTIKPEYCNYFKKVRDFTPSYAWVKCERPEDKNCYEIFKEAKITGRSGQGFGTEERFVRMSLIRSQDDFDQLITMLKKFVSKEAVVVGSI